The following are encoded together in the Actinomycetota bacterium genome:
- a CDS encoding GGDEF domain-containing protein, which translates to MRSAVAHPSDTEFDLQAKRTYARVRVVLYVLVVALAILGTYIKNDMRMPIVLVAAGVFTVVTVAYFALRRREDVELTQLLTWLAPLDLVGLGALTIALHAYEDPVYPALISIPVFYSYVVRRRDGMIIAAAAAFTYLIAHNIAEMPNDLPALGFILVKTAAIGFVAAIATAMAGRYRERESEIEASREEKDVLNTQLRRRLAELQAVSQMNEIIHSSLDFDRVGPLVLDIVTKVIDVPSCCLFVIDRQKSRTLFSASVGMSGDGAVVPPRFRELAGGMPVTDDHYTCLSILDHHQMMVVFCAESGAVDDLTEEDRLVLQAVASELVVAVENSQLYKLTKRLAITDELTGLNNYRYLQQRLDEEIERARRYSKDVSFVMLDVDEFKRFNDTQGHIAGDLALAELGTVLRNSVREVDVVARYGGEEFSVILPETDGAGVFVVAEKIREAIASHLFADSDGDRSCHITVSLGLATYPHHARDKESLLRLADDALYHAKNSGKNRVRSPRIGPGTAVGGARVGAPNEGEAAT; encoded by the coding sequence ATGCGGAGCGCAGTGGCGCACCCCTCAGATACAGAGTTCGATCTGCAAGCCAAGCGCACGTACGCGCGCGTCCGTGTCGTCCTGTATGTGCTGGTAGTGGCGCTCGCCATTCTTGGCACGTACATCAAGAACGACATGCGCATGCCGATCGTCCTTGTCGCAGCCGGAGTCTTCACGGTTGTCACAGTGGCGTATTTCGCACTCAGGCGCCGCGAGGACGTCGAGTTGACGCAGCTTCTCACCTGGCTGGCACCGCTGGACCTTGTCGGACTGGGTGCGCTCACGATTGCTTTGCACGCATACGAGGACCCGGTCTACCCCGCGCTGATCTCCATTCCTGTGTTCTACAGCTACGTGGTGCGTCGGCGGGACGGGATGATCATTGCCGCCGCTGCAGCATTCACCTATCTCATCGCGCACAACATAGCCGAGATGCCGAATGATCTTCCGGCGCTCGGGTTCATCCTCGTCAAGACCGCTGCGATCGGATTCGTTGCCGCCATCGCTACGGCGATGGCCGGGCGCTATCGCGAGCGCGAAAGCGAGATCGAAGCTAGCCGGGAAGAGAAGGACGTGCTCAACACCCAGCTGCGCCGCCGCCTTGCGGAACTGCAAGCCGTGTCCCAGATGAACGAGATCATCCACTCAAGCCTCGATTTCGACCGGGTGGGGCCGCTCGTCCTCGACATAGTCACGAAGGTCATCGACGTACCGTCATGCTGCCTGTTCGTGATCGATCGCCAGAAGTCACGCACGCTGTTCAGCGCCAGTGTCGGCATGAGCGGCGATGGGGCCGTTGTGCCTCCGCGTTTCCGCGAACTGGCTGGGGGCATGCCGGTCACCGACGACCACTACACGTGTCTGTCGATACTCGATCACCATCAGATGATGGTTGTGTTCTGCGCCGAGTCGGGTGCCGTGGACGACCTGACCGAGGAGGACCGGCTCGTGCTGCAAGCAGTGGCGAGCGAGCTTGTTGTCGCGGTTGAGAACTCGCAGCTCTACAAGCTCACGAAGCGGCTTGCCATAACAGATGAGCTGACCGGCCTTAACAACTATCGCTACCTCCAGCAGCGTCTCGACGAGGAGATCGAGCGCGCGCGCCGCTACTCGAAGGACGTCTCCTTCGTCATGCTCGACGTCGATGAGTTCAAGCGCTTCAACGATACGCAGGGACACATCGCGGGCGATCTGGCCCTTGCGGAGCTCGGCACCGTGCTCAGGAACTCGGTGCGCGAGGTCGATGTGGTGGCGCGCTACGGCGGTGAGGAGTTCTCCGTTATCCTGCCGGAGACCGACGGCGCTGGAGTCTTCGTCGTGGCCGAGAAGATTCGCGAGGCCATTGCGAGCCACTTGTTCGCAGATTCGGACGGAGATCGGTCCTGCCACATCACCGTGTCCCTCGGACTTGCGACCTATCCGCACCATGCGCGCGACAAGGAGTCGCTGCTGCGGCTCGCTGACGATGCGCTCTACCACGCCAAGAACAGCGGGAAGAACCGGGTGCGCTCACCGCGCATCGGGCCCGGGACAGCCGTCGGCGGCGCGCGCGTCGGGGCACCGAATGAGGGAGAGGCCGCGACGTGA
- a CDS encoding DEAD/DEAH box helicase, whose translation MGFSDLGLDGAVLEAIAELGFDEPTPIQEQAIPYVLEGRDVLACAQTGTGKTAAFVLPLLQSIPHRKRPIALVVTPTRELAVQIEKVARAVAHHTHHSVLAVYGGVGYKSQIKGLHAGVDMLVATPGRLLDLQQRGDVDLSHVELLVLDEADRMLDMGFWPDVRKILRLLMPKRQNMLFSATLSSAVLRVIGDTLHDPVRVDVAPSSTPVSEVAQYAYPVSSMQKTELMVALLKQTTEYRAIVFTRTKRRADRLAAALNSSGVEAATIHSDLPQSTRTQTLEGFRNGKHALLISTDVMARGIDVDGITHVINYDAPERPDDYVHRIGRTARAGETGIAITLLSYEEMTAWREIESAIDTVVPTRDVEGFEYRDRVIPDVDRETASAAPRRVFSGGVGKRGGRTSTRRF comes from the coding sequence ATGGGGTTTTCTGACCTTGGACTTGACGGAGCTGTGCTCGAGGCTATTGCGGAGCTCGGCTTCGATGAGCCGACACCGATTCAGGAGCAGGCGATACCATATGTGCTTGAAGGACGAGACGTCCTAGCTTGCGCTCAGACCGGCACCGGGAAGACGGCGGCTTTCGTGCTTCCCCTGCTGCAGTCCATACCGCATCGCAAGCGACCCATAGCGTTGGTCGTCACACCGACCCGCGAGCTCGCCGTGCAGATCGAGAAGGTCGCGCGAGCCGTGGCGCACCACACGCACCACAGCGTGCTCGCCGTCTACGGGGGAGTGGGCTATAAGTCGCAGATCAAGGGGCTGCACGCGGGCGTGGATATGCTCGTGGCCACACCGGGACGGCTTCTCGATCTCCAGCAACGCGGGGATGTCGACCTGTCTCACGTGGAACTGCTGGTGCTTGATGAGGCGGACCGCATGCTCGACATGGGGTTCTGGCCGGATGTGCGCAAGATTCTGAGACTACTTATGCCCAAGCGGCAGAACATGCTCTTCTCGGCGACCCTCTCAAGCGCGGTCCTCCGCGTCATCGGTGACACGTTGCACGACCCGGTTCGCGTCGACGTCGCTCCGTCCTCCACCCCAGTGAGCGAGGTCGCGCAGTACGCGTATCCGGTGAGCTCGATGCAGAAGACCGAACTCATGGTCGCCCTGCTCAAGCAGACGACCGAATACCGGGCCATCGTGTTCACACGGACAAAGCGGCGGGCTGACCGGCTTGCGGCGGCGCTCAACTCCAGCGGTGTCGAGGCGGCGACCATTCACAGCGACCTCCCTCAGTCTACCCGCACGCAAACGCTCGAGGGCTTCCGGAATGGCAAGCACGCGCTTCTCATATCCACGGACGTAATGGCCCGAGGTATCGATGTCGATGGCATCACACACGTGATCAACTACGATGCGCCCGAGCGTCCGGATGACTACGTGCATCGCATCGGACGCACCGCCCGCGCGGGGGAGACGGGTATCGCGATCACACTCCTCTCATACGAGGAGATGACGGCCTGGCGTGAGATCGAGAGCGCCATCGACACCGTGGTTCCCACCCGCGACGTGGAGGGTTTCGAGTATCGCGATCGCGTGATTCCTGACGTGGACCGCGAAACGGCGTCGGCGGCTCCCCGGCGCGTATTCTCGGGCGGCGTCGGGAAGCGCGGGGGGCGCACGAGCACACGTCGCTTCTAG
- the pheA gene encoding prephenate dehydratase — protein MICYAYLGPEGTHSHDALLSLGEGIDGLPCATIEEVFTSVERGKADMGLVPIENSLEGSVNATLDALAFETDLEIQGEVVRDIHHVLCAAPGTALTDIESIVSHPQAVGQCRRWLAENLPARPIHAATSTAEAAKTIIEQPRTAAITNLLAVQLYGAEVLVDAIEDYAGNQTRFVTVGRGIRERTGDDKTSLALFMKADRPGTLHMILSEFAFGQINLTKIQSRPTRKALGEYMFFIDLAGHMDDENVRLALDCLRLKLRTVKVLGSYPRVR, from the coding sequence GTGATCTGCTATGCGTACCTTGGACCTGAAGGGACCCACTCCCATGATGCCCTGCTCTCGCTCGGAGAGGGCATCGACGGTCTACCATGCGCGACCATCGAAGAGGTCTTCACATCGGTTGAGCGCGGCAAGGCCGACATGGGGTTGGTGCCCATAGAGAATTCACTCGAGGGATCCGTGAACGCCACCCTCGATGCCCTGGCGTTCGAGACCGACCTTGAGATACAGGGCGAGGTCGTACGGGACATCCACCATGTCCTGTGCGCCGCCCCCGGGACCGCTCTCACGGATATCGAGTCGATCGTGAGTCATCCCCAGGCGGTCGGTCAGTGCCGCAGGTGGCTTGCCGAGAACCTTCCGGCCAGGCCGATACATGCGGCGACGTCCACCGCCGAAGCAGCGAAGACTATCATCGAGCAGCCTCGGACGGCTGCCATCACGAATCTTCTGGCCGTCCAGTTGTACGGTGCCGAGGTGCTTGTTGACGCGATCGAGGACTACGCGGGGAACCAGACGCGCTTTGTGACTGTCGGTCGGGGTATCCGGGAGCGCACGGGGGACGACAAGACATCGCTTGCGTTGTTCATGAAGGCCGACCGCCCGGGTACGCTGCACATGATCCTGTCCGAGTTTGCATTCGGACAGATCAACCTGACGAAGATCCAGTCGCGTCCGACGCGCAAGGCCCTTGGCGAATACATGTTCTTCATCGATCTCGCCGGTCATATGGACGATGAGAATGTGCGGCTGGCGCTGGATTGCCTGCGGCTCAAGCTGCGCACGGTGAAGGTCCTTGGCAGCTATCCGCGTGTGAGGTAG
- the larC gene encoding nickel pincer cofactor biosynthesis protein LarC: MIAYLDCTSGISGDKFLAALIDAGLAEETLAAALDSLGIGARVATARAVRGGFEGLSLRVDSGDVQPSRNWCDIRALISSSALDAPVIEGALAAFDLLARAEALVHGVPVDEVYFHEVGAVDSIADIVGVALGLHVLGITGLYCSPVSLGWGTVDTEHGTLPVPAPATAELLQGIPVVGGPAEGEMTTPTGAALLRAHVVAYGPMPAMRVERIGRGAGSRELSVPNVARLFFGEAEHGEAETEPVVLLESNIDHLSPEHAAFAAEQLLEDGALDVWQTPIVMKKGRAATLISVLVRAGDEARTAASIMELTGTLGVRIAPTARYAATRTIVHAETIWGPVAVKVADFSGAPRYRAEYEDCARIAREQGVPIREVCEAAERAARDDSA, from the coding sequence GTGATCGCGTATCTCGACTGCACGAGCGGTATCTCCGGCGACAAGTTCCTGGCCGCCCTCATCGATGCCGGCCTTGCCGAGGAGACCCTCGCGGCCGCGCTCGATTCCCTGGGTATCGGCGCGCGCGTAGCGACCGCGCGGGCGGTGCGGGGCGGGTTCGAGGGTCTGTCGCTACGCGTTGACTCCGGCGATGTCCAGCCCTCCCGGAACTGGTGTGACATACGGGCGCTCATCAGCTCCTCGGCCTTGGACGCGCCCGTCATCGAGGGCGCACTTGCCGCATTCGACCTGCTGGCCCGGGCCGAAGCACTGGTACATGGGGTTCCGGTCGACGAGGTCTACTTTCACGAGGTAGGGGCCGTCGACTCGATCGCGGACATCGTCGGGGTTGCCCTTGGGCTGCACGTTTTGGGCATCACCGGGCTGTACTGTTCGCCCGTATCGCTCGGCTGGGGCACCGTCGACACCGAGCACGGAACACTCCCCGTGCCTGCCCCTGCCACCGCCGAGCTGCTCCAGGGCATCCCGGTAGTCGGGGGACCAGCCGAAGGCGAGATGACGACGCCCACTGGCGCGGCTCTCTTGCGAGCGCATGTCGTCGCCTACGGCCCGATGCCCGCCATGCGCGTCGAGCGCATAGGCCGGGGGGCCGGCTCTCGCGAACTGTCCGTACCGAACGTCGCGCGCCTGTTCTTTGGCGAGGCGGAGCATGGCGAGGCTGAAACTGAACCGGTCGTGCTCCTTGAGTCCAACATCGATCACCTCTCGCCCGAGCATGCCGCATTCGCGGCCGAACAGCTGCTCGAAGACGGTGCGCTCGACGTGTGGCAGACCCCGATCGTCATGAAGAAGGGGCGCGCGGCGACCCTGATCAGCGTGCTCGTTCGCGCGGGTGACGAAGCGCGAACGGCTGCTTCGATCATGGAGCTCACGGGCACGCTGGGCGTCCGCATCGCACCAACAGCGAGGTATGCGGCAACGCGAACCATCGTGCATGCCGAAACGATCTGGGGACCGGTTGCCGTCAAGGTCGCCGACTTCTCCGGCGCACCGCGCTACCGGGCCGAATACGAGGATTGCGCCCGCATCGCGCGGGAACAGGGCGTCCCCATCCGCGAAGTATGTGAAGCTGCGGAGAGGGCTGCGCGCGACGACAGCGCGTAG
- the larB gene encoding nickel pincer cofactor biosynthesis protein LarB, with amino-acid sequence MDPQDLRSLLESVAAGTVDTDGAFEQLRTLPFSDIDVAKVDHHRALRCGFPEVIFCQGKTPGQVRSVARELLDHGDVVLATRASASQYQALAQIAPDARYFEASRLIVVDRRTDPPRTGHIVVASGGTADSPVAEEAAICAEVMGNRVTRVFDVGVAGLHRLLAHQETLHSARAIIAVAGMEGALPSLVAGLVSVPVIAVPTSVGYGVSFGGVAPLLTMLNSCASGIGVVNIDNGFGGAALASRINHTPPAEDSPADATPEQP; translated from the coding sequence ATGGATCCCCAAGACCTTCGTTCCCTTCTTGAGTCAGTTGCAGCGGGAACCGTCGACACCGACGGCGCCTTCGAACAGCTGCGCACTCTCCCGTTCTCCGACATCGACGTGGCCAAGGTGGACCATCACAGAGCGCTGCGATGTGGGTTCCCGGAAGTAATCTTCTGCCAGGGCAAGACGCCCGGGCAGGTCCGAAGCGTCGCGCGCGAACTGCTCGACCACGGAGATGTCGTGTTGGCCACGCGGGCCAGTGCGTCGCAGTACCAGGCGCTCGCCCAGATAGCGCCTGACGCGCGCTACTTCGAGGCGTCGCGGCTCATTGTGGTCGACCGCCGCACCGACCCGCCCCGCACCGGTCACATCGTTGTTGCGTCCGGCGGCACCGCGGATTCTCCGGTAGCGGAGGAGGCCGCCATCTGCGCGGAGGTCATGGGCAACCGGGTGACCCGCGTGTTCGACGTCGGTGTCGCAGGCCTTCACCGCCTGCTCGCGCATCAGGAAACCCTGCACTCAGCCCGCGCAATCATCGCGGTGGCCGGTATGGAGGGCGCCTTGCCCTCGCTCGTCGCGGGCCTTGTGTCGGTCCCGGTCATCGCGGTTCCGACATCTGTCGGCTACGGTGTGAGCTTCGGCGGAGTCGCTCCTCTCCTCACGATGCTCAACTCATGTGCCTCGGGAATCGGGGTCGTCAACATCGACAACGGATTCGGGGGCGCGGCCCTGGCAAGCAGGATAAACCACACGCCCCCGGCCGAGGACTCTCCGGCCGATGCCACCCCTGAGCAGCCGTGA